From Halapricum desulfuricans, a single genomic window includes:
- a CDS encoding CBS domain-containing protein — MPRFRIGSAFGIPIQLDLTFLIVLPLFAWIIGVQIGQTVTVLNDVWGAGLPVGPLEAGAIRWVLGLAAATGLFVGVVLHELGHSLVAIRYGYPISSITLWLFGGIAQLDEMPEDWRHELVIALAGPVVSVALGVLSYVGFLLTPSGSGVVFASGKFLLGYLALLNVALAVFNMLPGFPMDGGRVLRALLARNRGYARATKIAAEVGKAFALLLGLFGLFGPGSLFLVAIAFFIYIGASGEAQQTMMKAAFEGFEVRDIMTPADRVQTVAADASVAELIEQMFRERHTGFPVVRNGEIVGLVTLEDARAVREVERDAYRVGEVMTTDLETVEPTASAMDAMERLQRNSIGRLLVYDEGEFVGLLTRSDLLTALNIIKEGGNVRRQPSPGSADESLSMDGSR, encoded by the coding sequence ATGCCACGCTTTCGGATCGGCAGCGCGTTCGGGATCCCGATTCAGCTGGATCTCACTTTCTTGATCGTGCTGCCGCTTTTCGCCTGGATCATCGGCGTGCAAATCGGTCAGACGGTCACCGTGCTGAACGACGTGTGGGGAGCCGGGTTGCCGGTCGGCCCGCTCGAAGCCGGCGCAATCAGGTGGGTGCTCGGGTTAGCGGCCGCGACGGGGCTGTTCGTCGGTGTCGTGTTACACGAACTGGGCCACTCGCTGGTCGCGATCCGGTATGGCTATCCGATCTCGTCGATCACGCTGTGGCTGTTCGGGGGGATCGCCCAGCTCGACGAGATGCCCGAAGACTGGCGACACGAACTGGTGATCGCGCTGGCTGGCCCTGTCGTGAGCGTCGCCCTCGGCGTCCTCTCGTACGTCGGGTTTCTCCTGACTCCCAGTGGCAGTGGTGTCGTGTTCGCGTCCGGGAAGTTCCTGCTGGGGTATTTGGCACTGTTGAACGTCGCGCTGGCCGTGTTCAATATGTTGCCGGGCTTTCCGATGGACGGTGGCCGCGTCCTGCGAGCGCTGCTGGCCCGCAATCGCGGCTACGCCCGGGCCACCAAGATTGCCGCGGAGGTCGGTAAGGCGTTTGCGCTCCTGTTGGGGCTGTTCGGTCTGTTCGGTCCCGGCAGCCTCTTTTTGGTCGCAATCGCCTTCTTCATCTACATCGGCGCCTCAGGTGAGGCCCAGCAGACGATGATGAAAGCCGCGTTTGAAGGCTTTGAGGTCCGAGACATTATGACCCCGGCCGATCGCGTGCAGACCGTCGCTGCCGACGCCAGCGTCGCCGAGTTGATCGAGCAGATGTTCCGGGAACGCCACACGGGCTTTCCCGTCGTGCGTAACGGTGAGATCGTCGGGCTAGTCACGCTCGAAGACGCGCGTGCGGTCCGCGAGGTCGAACGTGATGCCTACCGAGTTGGGGAGGTGATGACGACCGACCTGGAGACGGTCGAGCCGACCGCGAGCGCGATGGATGCGATGGAACGCCTCCAGCGCAACAGCATCGGGCGACTGCTGGTCTACGACGAGGGGGAGTTCGTCGGCCTGCTCACCCGGTCAGACCTGCTGACGGCACTGAATATCATCAAAGAAGGGGGCAACGTCCGTCGCCAACCCTCGCCAGGGTCGGCCGACGAGTCGCTCTCGATGGACGGGAGCCGGTGA
- a CDS encoding DUF357 domain-containing protein: MADIVEKTDRYEGLLSEALAEATVAPPEDTPLETAAAEYLEMARSYLEDGRHFRQQDDLVNALAAFSYGHAWLDAGARMGLFEVPTEGHLFTV, encoded by the coding sequence ATGGCGGACATCGTCGAGAAGACTGATCGCTACGAGGGATTGCTCAGCGAGGCGCTCGCCGAAGCGACGGTTGCACCGCCCGAAGACACACCTCTCGAAACGGCGGCAGCCGAGTATCTGGAGATGGCCCGCTCGTATCTCGAAGACGGGCGTCATTTCCGACAGCAGGACGACCTCGTCAACGCGCTGGCGGCCTTCTCCTACGGACACGCCTGGCTCGATGCCGGTGCCCGGATGGGCCTGTTCGAGGTCCCGACGGAGGGTCACCTTTTTACGGTTTGA
- a CDS encoding DEAD/DEAH box helicase translates to MTPEPTAETFYDALEAIGQPVVTATRYAQQRDLDHDEATDALDALVEDGPLLRQDVSSDPIVYYPEEWSRMTDRERIVVFPDRRQLVVDQPRQFTRAQLSQFARLIDTTGSEGYLYEIQPADIWQAPYDDVDALLGTVRDVLPDREPDLEAWIEDQWERAHQFTLRTHEDGYVVLEAASADLMGNVARQKLEAGQLRAELSDTESWVAEESVATVKRTLYEAGYPVVDRRDLDTGEPLPVDLHPELRPYQHEWVESFLERRSGVLVGPPGSGKTVAAMGILSRIEGETLILVPGRELATQWREELLSQTTLTDDQIGEYHGGQKQVRPVTIATYQTAGMDRHRHIFDDREWGLIVYDEVHHVPSDVFRRSTDLQSRHRLGLSASPVREDDREEEIFTLIGPPIGTDWDALFDAGFVAEPTVEIRYLPWADETARNEYVSAQGHERRQLAATNPAKIEEARQLLRQHEGQQALVFVDYLDQGRALSAALEAPFVSGETRHARRSELFEAFRSGQRDTLIVSRVGDEGIDLPNAEIAIVASGLGGSRRQSSQRAGRTMRPDGRARMYVLATRGSREEDFARQRIRHLAEKGVTVTEQSAQAVESDAPESDDPDSS, encoded by the coding sequence GTGACTCCCGAGCCGACTGCGGAAACGTTCTACGACGCGCTCGAAGCGATCGGCCAGCCGGTCGTGACGGCGACCCGCTACGCTCAACAGCGTGACCTCGACCACGACGAGGCAACTGATGCCCTCGATGCGCTGGTCGAGGACGGCCCCCTGCTGCGACAGGACGTCTCCTCGGACCCGATCGTGTATTATCCCGAGGAGTGGTCACGGATGACCGACCGCGAGCGGATCGTCGTCTTCCCCGATCGTCGCCAGCTGGTCGTCGACCAGCCCCGGCAGTTCACGCGCGCCCAACTCTCGCAGTTCGCCCGCCTGATCGACACGACCGGATCGGAGGGATACCTCTACGAGATCCAGCCGGCCGACATCTGGCAGGCCCCCTACGACGACGTCGATGCCCTGCTCGGGACGGTGCGGGACGTGCTGCCCGACCGCGAACCCGACCTCGAAGCGTGGATCGAAGATCAGTGGGAGCGGGCCCACCAGTTCACGCTCCGGACCCACGAGGACGGCTACGTCGTCCTGGAAGCCGCCAGTGCGGACCTGATGGGTAACGTCGCCAGACAGAAGCTCGAAGCGGGCCAGCTCCGGGCCGAGCTCTCCGACACCGAGAGCTGGGTCGCCGAGGAGTCGGTCGCGACGGTCAAGCGGACGCTCTACGAGGCCGGTTATCCCGTCGTCGATCGACGCGACCTCGATACCGGTGAGCCGCTGCCGGTCGATCTCCACCCCGAGTTGCGACCGTACCAACACGAGTGGGTCGAGTCGTTCCTCGAACGCCGATCCGGCGTGCTCGTCGGGCCGCCGGGCAGCGGCAAGACCGTCGCTGCGATGGGCATCCTCTCGCGCATCGAAGGCGAGACGCTGATCCTCGTGCCCGGCCGGGAACTGGCGACCCAGTGGCGCGAGGAACTGTTGAGTCAGACGACGCTCACCGACGACCAGATCGGCGAATATCACGGCGGACAGAAGCAGGTCCGACCGGTGACGATCGCGACCTACCAGACCGCCGGGATGGACCGCCACCGCCACATTTTCGATGATCGCGAATGGGGACTGATCGTCTACGACGAGGTCCATCACGTACCCAGCGACGTGTTCCGCCGCAGCACCGATCTCCAGAGCCGCCACCGGCTGGGACTATCAGCCTCGCCCGTCCGGGAGGACGACCGCGAGGAGGAGATATTCACGCTGATCGGCCCCCCGATCGGTACCGACTGGGACGCGCTGTTCGATGCCGGGTTCGTCGCCGAGCCGACCGTCGAGATCCGGTATCTCCCCTGGGCCGACGAGACCGCGCGCAACGAGTACGTCAGCGCGCAGGGCCACGAACGCCGCCAGCTGGCCGCGACGAACCCGGCCAAAATCGAGGAGGCGCGTCAGCTGCTCCGCCAGCACGAGGGCCAGCAGGCGCTGGTCTTCGTCGACTACCTCGATCAGGGCCGGGCGCTTTCGGCGGCGCTTGAGGCCCCGTTCGTCAGCGGCGAGACCCGCCACGCACGCCGATCGGAACTGTTCGAGGCGTTCCGGTCCGGACAGCGGGATACGCTGATCGTCTCCAGGGTCGGCGACGAGGGGATTGACCTACCGAACGCCGAAATCGCGATCGTCGCCTCGGGACTCGGCGGGTCGCGCCGACAGAGTTCCCAGCGCGCCGGCCGGACGATGCGCCCGGACGGGCGGGCCAGGATGTACGTCCTCGCGACGCGAGGCTCGCGCGAGGAGGATTTCGCCCGCCAGCGGATCCGCCATCTCGCCGAGAAGGGTGTCACAGTAACCGAGCAGTCAGCACAGGCCGTCGAGTCCGACGCTCCGGAATCAGACGATCCCGACTCGTCCTGA
- a CDS encoding MFS transporter yields MNSNWGRGRFGLASGSRGMLLVSVAVGWFFALGLRFVLQGILPTIAASFPAATETQAGLAVTALWATYGIVQFPAGITADRIGEGRVLVASLLASAVSVLAFSLTPTFTLFVIAMGVFGAATGFYSPPRGTLLTRVFSGRADQALGRTLAAGSLGAAVLPALAAVLVDGLGWRGTLGLAAPGFLLAALFVYRSTRGLDERDDGASHAEAGSETEAQQPSVPTAIRAAARAVCCRRTGLAVLAAIVMYFGYQGFTALATTYLVTEKGFTQSSAGVLFGGLFVVGAFSQWLSGVLAQRARPVRVLAVVAGMSVLPLVGLVVFENRLFVAASMLLNGVRMGFAPVSNAFIIDLLPADVEGTTWGAIRTSLFVVSSLASTMVGVLADAGQFDGALLLLAGLTGAAAALYVALLSTRFSQSPSP; encoded by the coding sequence GTGAACTCGAACTGGGGACGCGGTCGATTCGGGCTGGCATCGGGGAGTCGCGGCATGCTCCTGGTGAGCGTCGCAGTCGGCTGGTTTTTCGCACTCGGATTGCGCTTCGTCTTGCAGGGCATCCTGCCGACAATCGCGGCGTCGTTCCCCGCTGCGACGGAGACCCAGGCCGGGCTCGCAGTCACGGCCCTGTGGGCGACCTACGGAATCGTCCAGTTTCCGGCCGGGATTACCGCCGATCGGATCGGCGAGGGGCGCGTGCTCGTCGCGAGCCTGCTCGCGAGCGCCGTCAGCGTGCTCGCGTTCTCGCTCACGCCGACGTTCACGCTGTTCGTGATCGCGATGGGGGTGTTCGGGGCTGCGACCGGTTTTTACAGTCCGCCTCGAGGGACCCTACTGACGCGAGTGTTCTCCGGACGGGCCGATCAGGCGCTCGGACGGACGCTGGCCGCCGGCAGTCTTGGCGCCGCTGTCCTCCCGGCGCTCGCCGCCGTACTCGTCGACGGGCTGGGATGGCGTGGGACGCTCGGTCTGGCGGCCCCCGGATTCCTGCTCGCCGCGCTGTTCGTCTACCGGAGCACCCGCGGGCTCGACGAGCGAGACGACGGAGCCAGTCACGCGGAGGCGGGATCCGAAACTGAAGCCCAACAGCCATCGGTCCCGACCGCCATCAGAGCCGCTGCTCGGGCGGTCTGCTGTCGTCGGACGGGGCTCGCAGTCCTCGCAGCGATCGTCATGTACTTCGGCTACCAGGGGTTCACCGCGCTGGCGACCACCTACCTCGTGACCGAGAAAGGGTTTACTCAGTCCAGCGCGGGTGTGCTTTTCGGTGGTCTGTTCGTCGTCGGCGCGTTCTCACAGTGGTTGTCCGGGGTTCTCGCCCAGCGAGCGCGTCCGGTTCGTGTCCTCGCCGTGGTTGCCGGTATGAGCGTCCTGCCGCTGGTCGGTCTGGTCGTCTTCGAGAACCGACTGTTCGTCGCGGCGAGTATGCTGTTAAACGGCGTCCGGATGGGGTTCGCGCCGGTCTCGAACGCGTTCATTATCGACCTGCTCCCGGCGGATGTCGAGGGGACGACCTGGGGCGCGATCCGGACGAGTCTGTTCGTTGTGAGCTCGCTCGCATCCACGATGGTCGGGGTGCTTGCGGACGCGGGTCAGTTCGACGGCGCGCTGCTCCTGCTCGCCGGCCTCACCGGTGCAGCAGCAGCACTGTATGTAGCGCTGCTGTCCACCCGATTCTCTCAATCGCCCTCCCCGTGA
- a CDS encoding MutS-related protein, protein MRLEDYWGVGPKTSELLASELGVEAAVEAIESGDVRTLTDAGLSRGRATRILRRVEGGPAMDVLATRDTREVYKDLLAVIGRYAVTDHAADRIRLLTPLAERADIEDRLTDVIEARDTWARLDDSDRETVMDAFEAYERLDGEQSAVRAALALLDAGLDSGVFAPLGDLETDALADGADALAALDGDGTVADGADERLDRLESRLGTVDDMAADSDAVVEAVRGEIQTPEEFEEGVLDHVVRETDVDIERVRAAMPSDAADARDFVAETLRSLADDLRSAVDERAETVAETARETIADTRPEIDAAVAAVDDIALSLSLARFAIDFDLTEPAFVEDSDVLAVEGARNLFLEAADESVQPVDYAVGEHQLQYPTANAPPSGDRVTVLTGANSGGKTTLLETLAQVQLLAQMGLPVPAETAAVGLVDAIVFHRRHASFNAGVLESTLKNVVPPLSAEGHTLMLVDEFEAITEPGSAADLLHGLVTLTVEREALGVFVTHLADDLEPLPESARVDGIFAEGLTPELELEVDYQPRFETVGRSTPEFIVSRLVADADDREERAGFDTLARAIGQEAVQRTLSDARWSR, encoded by the coding sequence ATGCGACTGGAGGACTACTGGGGCGTCGGGCCGAAGACGAGCGAGTTGCTCGCGTCCGAGCTCGGCGTCGAAGCCGCCGTCGAGGCGATTGAGAGCGGCGACGTCCGGACGTTGACCGATGCCGGGCTCAGCCGGGGTCGCGCGACGCGGATCCTCCGCCGTGTCGAGGGCGGCCCCGCGATGGACGTTCTCGCCACGCGGGACACCCGAGAGGTCTACAAGGACTTGCTGGCAGTGATCGGCCGCTACGCCGTCACGGATCACGCCGCCGACCGGATCCGCCTGCTGACCCCGCTCGCCGAGCGAGCCGACATCGAAGACCGACTGACGGACGTGATCGAAGCCAGGGACACCTGGGCGCGGTTGGACGATTCCGACCGCGAGACCGTCATGGACGCCTTCGAGGCCTACGAACGACTAGACGGCGAGCAGTCCGCCGTCCGGGCCGCGCTCGCACTGCTGGATGCGGGCCTCGATTCGGGTGTGTTCGCGCCGCTGGGTGACCTCGAGACTGACGCGCTCGCGGACGGCGCCGACGCGTTAGCTGCCCTGGACGGGGACGGGACCGTCGCTGACGGCGCCGACGAGCGACTGGACCGACTCGAATCACGGCTCGGGACGGTCGACGACATGGCAGCGGACAGCGACGCGGTCGTCGAGGCCGTCCGGGGCGAGATCCAGACGCCCGAGGAGTTCGAGGAGGGCGTCCTCGATCACGTCGTCCGGGAGACTGACGTCGACATCGAGCGCGTCCGTGCCGCGATGCCGTCCGACGCGGCCGACGCGCGGGACTTCGTCGCGGAGACGCTCCGATCGCTCGCCGACGATCTCCGTTCGGCCGTCGACGAGCGCGCCGAAACTGTCGCCGAAACCGCTCGCGAGACGATCGCGGACACGCGGCCGGAGATCGACGCCGCCGTCGCGGCAGTCGACGACATCGCGCTGTCGCTGTCGCTGGCTCGCTTCGCGATCGACTTCGATCTGACCGAGCCTGCGTTCGTCGAGGACAGCGACGTGCTGGCGGTCGAGGGCGCCCGAAACCTCTTCCTCGAAGCCGCCGACGAGTCCGTTCAGCCGGTCGACTACGCCGTCGGCGAGCACCAGCTGCAGTATCCGACGGCGAACGCCCCGCCGAGCGGCGACCGCGTCACCGTTTTGACGGGCGCCAACAGCGGCGGGAAGACCACGCTACTGGAGACGCTCGCGCAGGTGCAGTTGCTCGCGCAGATGGGACTGCCTGTACCGGCAGAGACGGCGGCAGTCGGGCTCGTGGACGCGATTGTCTTTCATCGACGCCACGCTAGCTTCAACGCCGGCGTGCTCGAATCGACGCTGAAGAACGTCGTCCCGCCGCTTTCGGCCGAGGGACACACGCTGATGCTCGTCGACGAGTTCGAGGCGATCACCGAGCCGGGCAGCGCCGCCGACCTGCTACACGGGCTGGTGACGTTGACAGTCGAACGCGAGGCGCTCGGCGTGTTCGTCACGCACCTCGCGGACGACCTCGAACCGCTGCCGGAGTCGGCGCGTGTCGATGGCATCTTCGCCGAAGGGTTGACCCCTGAACTGGAACTGGAAGTCGACTATCAGCCCCGTTTCGAGACTGTCGGCCGTTCGACACCGGAATTCATCGTCTCGCGGCTCGTGGCCGACGCCGACGATCGCGAGGAGCGAGCCGGGTTCGACACCCTCGCCCGGGCGATCGGCCAGGAGGCCGTCCAGCGGACGCTTTCGGACGCCCGATGGTCGCGATAA
- a CDS encoding transcription initiation factor IIB → MSETTTRATTGEHERTAERAEAPAAEQEVCPECGGPLVTDEERGETVCDDCGLVVEEDEIDHGPEWRAFDAGEKDQKSRVGAPTTTMMHDRGLSTNIGWQNKDAYGNSLSSSQREKMQRLRTWNERFRTRDSKERNLKQALGEIDRMASALGLPENVRETASVIYRRALQEDLLPGRSIEGVATAALYAAARQASVPRSLDEMTTVSRVDKMELTRTYRYIVRELDLEIKPAEPESYVPRFVSDLDLSDEVERTARRLLEAAREAGQLSGKSPVGLAAAAIYAAALLSNERVTQSEVSEVADISEVTIRNRYKELLESDGVRGLSA, encoded by the coding sequence ATGAGTGAGACAACAACACGAGCAACAACTGGCGAACACGAGCGAACGGCCGAACGAGCGGAGGCACCGGCAGCCGAACAGGAGGTCTGTCCGGAGTGTGGCGGCCCGCTCGTAACCGACGAGGAGCGCGGCGAGACGGTCTGTGACGACTGCGGACTCGTCGTCGAGGAAGACGAGATCGACCACGGACCGGAGTGGCGCGCGTTCGATGCCGGCGAGAAGGATCAGAAGTCCCGTGTCGGAGCGCCGACGACGACAATGATGCACGACAGAGGACTGTCGACCAACATCGGCTGGCAGAACAAGGACGCCTACGGCAACTCCCTGTCGTCGAGCCAGCGCGAGAAGATGCAGCGACTCCGCACCTGGAACGAGCGGTTCCGCACGCGCGACAGCAAAGAGCGCAACCTCAAACAGGCGCTGGGCGAGATCGATCGGATGGCCTCCGCGCTTGGCCTGCCCGAGAACGTCCGCGAGACTGCAAGCGTCATCTACCGGCGCGCGCTACAGGAGGACCTGTTGCCCGGCCGGTCGATCGAGGGCGTCGCGACGGCCGCGCTGTACGCCGCCGCCCGGCAGGCGAGCGTCCCCCGTAGCCTCGACGAGATGACGACCGTCTCCCGCGTGGACAAGATGGAATTGACTCGGACGTACCGATACATCGTTCGGGAACTGGACCTGGAGATCAAGCCGGCCGAGCCCGAGAGTTACGTCCCCCGATTCGTCTCGGATCTCGATCTCTCCGACGAGGTCGAACGGACCGCCCGGCGGCTGCTCGAGGCGGCTCGCGAAGCGGGACAGCTCAGCGGCAAGAGTCCCGTCGGGCTCGCCGCCGCTGCGATCTACGCCGCGGCCCTGCTGAGCAACGAGCGCGTCACGCAAAGCGAGGTCAGCGAGGTCGCGGACATCTCCGAGGTCACGATCCGCAACCGCTACAAGGAACTGCTGGAGTCCGATGGCGTGCGGGGCCTTTCCGCCTGA
- the grpE gene encoding nucleotide exchange factor GrpE yields the protein MTDQEGMSEEETAEESDVTQSATDTGEPAEDAPDEETAADESAQPDDGELDVAEELLDHVESSDSAEIADEIATLRFEVEALEAELDDYEEEVESLQSRLKRKQADFENYKKRMQKRREQEKARATEDLVTRLLDVRDNLQRALEQDEDTDIRDGIETTLGQFDRVLEDENVEPIEPDPGDEVDPERHEVLVRMDSDQPEGTIAEVHRPGYEMADKVIRTAQVAVSDE from the coding sequence ATGACCGACCAGGAGGGCATGTCCGAGGAGGAGACGGCCGAGGAGAGCGACGTGACACAGTCGGCGACTGACACCGGAGAACCAGCCGAGGATGCCCCCGACGAGGAGACGGCCGCGGACGAGTCCGCACAGCCTGACGACGGTGAGCTCGACGTCGCCGAGGAATTGCTCGATCACGTCGAATCGAGCGACTCCGCCGAGATCGCCGACGAGATCGCGACGCTGCGGTTCGAGGTCGAGGCGCTCGAGGCGGAACTCGACGACTACGAGGAGGAGGTCGAGTCACTGCAATCGCGCCTCAAACGCAAGCAGGCGGACTTCGAGAACTACAAAAAGCGGATGCAAAAGCGTCGGGAGCAGGAGAAAGCGCGCGCGACAGAGGATCTGGTCACGCGTTTGCTCGACGTCCGGGACAACCTGCAGCGCGCACTCGAACAGGACGAGGACACCGACATCCGGGACGGGATCGAGACGACGCTCGGCCAGTTCGACCGCGTCCTCGAGGACGAGAACGTCGAACCGATCGAACCCGATCCCGGCGACGAGGTCGATCCCGAGCGCCACGAAGTGTTAGTCCGGATGGACAGCGACCAACCCGAGGGGACGATCGCTGAGGTCCATCGGCCGGGCTACGAGATGGCCGACAAGGTCATCCGCACCGCTCAGGTCGCCGTCAGCGACGAGTGA